The genomic window CTGTCATTATCGGGCAGCCCCCGCACGAACGCGGAGAGATTGCGCAGCGTCGCGACGACCCGATCCAAACTCGCCAGCATCTCATCGCTCTTATCCTCGGCCGTCAGGTCCGAGAGCGTCGGCCGCCTCTCGCGTTACGAGCGTCGTCGCGCTGCGCGGCGACATCTCTAGTCTCGTCTTCGATGGCCTCGGCCACAAGTTCCGCGATCGTCCGCTTCACGCGCGTCACCCCTTCACCGACTGCCTGTCCTGCGTCTGGCAGTTGGGTCGATATCCTAGGAAAACCTAGATCGAATTGCAGCGACTAAGCTGACGGGAGCTTTTTCAGGATAATTCACGATTCCGGCCGCTTGACCTACGGGAGAGAGTGACTGTAATCTTGCGGCATGAGGTACGGTCGTCAGCTCGAGTTGAAGGCCAGATTGGACAAACTGGTACCGCGTGGTCTCCGGGGTAGCATACAAAACCGCTTCCGCGCACTCGTTTCGTTCTACGCCAGCCAGCCACGCTACTCGTTCGAAGATGGTCTGACTCTAGCGCTGGCTTCTATTAGAGAGAGCGATCCCAAATTTGTTCCGCTAATCAAACCTGACAGCTAGAAGTCGCCGTGAGGCAATTCTAGGGCATCGGTTAAATTGCGCGCCTCAAGCCAGGCAACTGCTTTCGCTACAGTCTTCGGGTCCACTTCGAGTCGCCTCGAGATTGTTGAGAAGTTCAGGCGCAGCTGAGACAGCCGAAATGCCTTGGGAGCGATCTATTGGTAGAGCGCCCTCGCGTTCGTGTCTAGCAACACAGAGTTGAGGGATAATTGGGCTGTGGTTCGAATTCTTTGCGTCCGGGTCCACCAGTTCACCTTGCCACGTCAGCCCGCCGGTTTGATGTTCTGGTTCACGCGGAACACGTTGGCCGGGTCGTACAACTTCTTGATCGCGGCGAGGCGCGCATAGTTGCCGCGATAGGTCGCTTTGATCCGGTCCTCGCCCTCGTCCATCATGAAGTTCACGTACGCTCCTCCGGCGGAATACGGGTGCAGCGCGTCCCAGTAATCCTTGGTCCAGTCGATGATGCGGCCGTTGTTGGCGGGATCCGGATCGACGCCCACGATCACCATGGCCCACGTGGCATCGCGATAGCTCCAGGCTGTCTCGTTGGCGCCCACGCGGTGTGCGGCGCCGTCGATGGGGTAGAGGTGCATCGTGGAATGCATGGTAGGCAAGAGCGCGCCGTGCGTTGTATGCTCGGCGATGGCCGCGTCGCTCAATTCGCGGACAAAGTCCGCGCGCCAGTACCATTGCAGCCCGGGCGGATACAAGGCATCGAAGATGGTCTGCAGTGCCGGGTGCGGCATCGGCCCCACCAGTTCCAGCGCCGGCGGTTTGAAGCGGCGCACCGGCGCAAACGTCTGCTCGAAGCGCTCGGCCGGGCCGGTGTAGCACCACACCACACCGCACATCTTTCTCAAGTGTAGGTGCTCCGGGAAGATCGGCGCCGGTGGCACCGTGAGGAAGGCGAAGAACCCGGTCAGGTCGTCGGGGGCGTTCGGGAGGAACCCGCGGTACCACTGCATGACTTCGGCGGCGTCGTCGAGGTCCCAGAGCATGGGACCGGCGCACACGGTGTCGATCGGATGGAGCCGGAACAGAAACGACGTCACGACGCCGAAGTTGCCGCCGCCGCCGCGGATCGCCCAGAACAGGTCGGGCTGCGACTCCGGGCCGGCCGTCACAACGCGGCCGTCCGCCAGCACCACGTCCGCCTCCAGAAGATTGTCGATGGCCAGGCCGCACCGCCGCGTCAGATGGCCGAGCCCCCCGCCGAGGGTCAATCCGCCGACGCCCGTCGTCGAGATGACCCCGCTCGGCGTCGCCGCCCCGAAGGCGTGCGTGGCATGGTCGACGTCCCCCCACGTGCTGCCGCCTCCGACGCGGACAGTGCGGGCCGCCGGGTCGATGCGCGCATAGCGGATCGGCGACAGGTCGATCACCAGGCCCCCGTCGCACACGCCGAGCCCGCCCGCGTTGTGGCCGCCGCACCGCACCGCAATGAGCAGATCGTGCTCGCGCCCAAACCGCAGTGCGGAGGTCACGTCCGCCACGTCCGCGCAGCGGGCGATGAGCGCGGGGCGCCGATCGATCATGGCGTTGTGCACGCGGCGAACCGTGTCATAGGCGGCGTCGCCGGGCAGGATGAGTTGTCCCCGAAACTCCTGTCGTAGCGTCTCTATGCCAGCCTGCATCGCCATGGCGGTCCCCTCCGTCGCCGATTTTGTAGGCTATTTGACCAGCGTGGTCGCTTCGGCGCCGAGCGGGAGCAGGATGCTCACCGCGACGCGGGTCGTGAGGGCGCCGCGGTTGACCACTGCGTGAACGGTGCCGGTCTGCTCGCGGAAACTCTCTCCGGCTTTGACCACCTGTTCCTGGCCCGCCTGCTGAAGGACGAGCTGACCGGTGAGCACGGTGGCCACCACCGGCCCCCCATGGATGTGCTTGGGAATGCCGGTGCCCGGTGCAAAGTCCAGCACCAGATTGATCAGGTCGTAGGGCTTGTCCGCGGCCGTGACCGGAAACGCGGCTTGGGACACGGTGACGGGGCCCGCGGACGTCGCGTTCCCCGCGGCAA from bacterium includes these protein-coding regions:
- a CDS encoding FAD-binding oxidoreductase, producing MAMQAGIETLRQEFRGQLILPGDAAYDTVRRVHNAMIDRRPALIARCADVADVTSALRFGREHDLLIAVRCGGHNAGGLGVCDGGLVIDLSPIRYARIDPAARTVRVGGGSTWGDVDHATHAFGAATPSGVISTTGVGGLTLGGGLGHLTRRCGLAIDNLLEADVVLADGRVVTAGPESQPDLFWAIRGGGGNFGVVTSFLFRLHPIDTVCAGPMLWDLDDAAEVMQWYRGFLPNAPDDLTGFFAFLTVPPAPIFPEHLHLRKMCGVVWCYTGPAERFEQTFAPVRRFKPPALELVGPMPHPALQTIFDALYPPGLQWYWRADFVRELSDAAIAEHTTHGALLPTMHSTMHLYPIDGAAHRVGANETAWSYRDATWAMVIVGVDPDPANNGRIIDWTKDYWDALHPYSAGGAYVNFMMDEGEDRIKATYRGNYARLAAIKKLYDPANVFRVNQNIKPAG
- a CDS encoding cupin domain-containing protein — translated: MRSARRNIGWVLAIGMLAAAAAGPLAAGNATSAGPVTVSQAAFPVTAADKPYDLINLVLDFAPGTGIPKHIHGGPVVATVLTGQLVLQQAGQEQVVKAGESFREQTGTVHAVVNRGALTTRVAVSILLPLGAEATTLVK